One part of the Ziziphus jujuba cultivar Dongzao chromosome 2, ASM3175591v1 genome encodes these proteins:
- the LOC107418507 gene encoding serine/threonine-protein phosphatase PP2A catalytic subunit, whose product MPSHSDLDRQIEHLMQCKPLPEAEVKTLCEQARTILVEEWNVQPVKCPVTVCGDIHGQFHDLVELFRIGGEAPDTNYLFMGDYVDRGYYSVETVTLLVALKVRYRDRITILRGNHESRQITQVYGFYDECLRKYGNANVWKYFTDLFDYLPLTALIESQVFCLHGGLSPSLDTLDNIRALDRIQEVPHEGPMCDLLWSDPDDRCGWGISPRGAGYTFGQDIATQFNHTNGLTLISRAHQLVMEGYNWCQEKNVVTVFSAPNYCYRCGNMAAILEIGENMEQNFLQFDPAPRQVEPDATRRTPDYFL is encoded by the exons ATGCCGTCACACTCCGATCTGGACCGTCAGATCGAGCACCTGATGCAATGTAAGCCTTTGCCGGAAGCGGAGGTGAAGACGCTATGCGAACAGGCGAGGACGATCTTGGTCGAGGAATGGAACGTTCAACCGGTGAAGTGCCCGGTCACGGTGTGCGGAGATATTCACGGTCAGTTCCATGATCTCGTCGAGCTTTTCCGGATCGGCGGCGAGGCTCCCGATACCAATTACCTCTTTATGGGCGATTATGTAG ATCGAGGATACTATTCAGTGGAGACTGTCACACTTTTAGTGGCTCTGAAAGTACGTTATAGGGATAGAATCACAATTCTAAGAGGAAATCATGAGAGCCGACAAATTACTCAAGT CTATGGTTTTTATGATGAGTGTTTGAGAAAATATGGAAATGCAAATGTGTGGAAGTACTTCACTGACCTTTTTGATTATCTGCCACTTACAGCATTAATTGAGAGTCag GTGTTCTGCTTGCATGGTGGACTCTCTCCCTCTTTAGATACTTTAGATAATATCCGTGCTCTGGACCGGATTCAGGAG GTTCCTCATGAGGGCCCAATGTGTGATCTGTTGTGGTCTGACCCAGATGACCGATGTGGTTGGGGAATTTCTCCTCGAGGTGCAGGATACACATTTGGTCAGGATATTGCCACACAGTTTAATCACACTAATGGACTCACTCTTATTTCTAGAGCACACCAGCTTGTCATGGAAGGCTATAATTGGTGCCAG GAAAAGAATGTCGTGACAGTGTTTAGTGCTCCAAATTACTGCTACCGATGTGGAAATATGGCTGCAATCCTCGAGATTGGAGAGAATATGGAGCAGAACTTCCTTCAATTTGACCCTGCACCTCGTCAGGTTGAACCTGATGCCACACGCAGAACTCCAGACTATTTTTTGTAA
- the LOC107418514 gene encoding probable myosin-binding protein 5, whose product MAKRSFTRFVEQELGKFPHFIIYAVLEWVLIFFLFIDGFIAFFTNEFAKFFDLRTPCLLCTRIDHVLVHRNPDFYYNDSICESHKKDVSSLAYCHNHKKLSDIRKMCESCLLSFATEKESDCDTYKSLIGILHKDLDCFLGEDQVQLSLSATKDEGLQVMEKSDSKYRCACCGNSLKMKSSSSSSSSNNKGGRHASLISQGPTPSPRAPFVNSRGHDHRGLELPHIRYTELKFISDNESELPEDDDASQCSMSDAQLFKEDVKAASVPLLTEPDYMNEDATRTPSFIRGNKFFGIPLTDSASNSPRIGLRSFRKSPLEKTEFASESMMESNSMNEDGDSILHHLKRQVRLDRKSLMALYMELDEERSASAVAANNAMAMITRLQAEKAAVQMEALQYQRMMEEQAEYDQEALQATNDMLVKREEDLKALHAEVEAYREKYGMLKEEDFKRRQDEVDEEYQQFKSHPYSFESSITSPVGSNGEEANGEFSHKSERAISLSSQGDNVRGNHNESLKDFKEEKTYLLGRKKLEKRSHITDTGGSSSPSASDGVDNIDDDPGYEGKSALSTELSHISEKVKALEAAGGSLDRAAEKLEKHSEGKKLLTEVSQSLTRLRHVMTMLSDHNDDE is encoded by the exons ATGGCAAAGCGCTCATTCACGCGTTTCGTCGAACAGGAGCTGGGCAAGTTCCCACATTTCATAATCTACGCCGTCCTCGAATGGGTGttgatatttttccttttcatcgATGGGTTCATCGCGTTTTTTACCAACGAGTTCGCCAAGTTCTTCGATTTGCGAACGCCATGCTTGCTCTGCACAAGGATCGATCACGTACTCGTACACAGAAACCCAGATTTCTACTACAACGACTCCATTTGCGAATCCCACAAGAAAGACGTTTCCTCACTGGCCTATTGCCACAACCACAAGAAGCTCTCCGACATCCGCAAAATGTGCGAATCTTGTCTCCTATCTTTCGCAACAGAGAAAGAATCCGACTGCGATACGTACAAATCTTTAATTGGGATTCTGCATAAGGATCTGGATTGCTTTCTCGGCGAAGATCAAGTTCAACTGAGCTTGTCGGCTACGAAAGATGAAGGATTGCAAGTGATGGAGAAAAGCGACAGCAAGTATCGGTGCGCGTGCTGTGGGAATTCACTGAAGAtgaaatcttcttcttcttcttcttcttcgaacAATAAAGGAGGAAGACATGCGAGCTTGATTTCGCAAGGTCCGACTCCTTCGCCGAGGGCTCCGTTTGTGAATTCCAGAGGACATGACCATCGTGGTTTGGAATTGCCACATATTCGATACACTGAGCTCAAGTTCATCTCGGATAATGAATCGGAGCTTCCCGAGGATGACGATGCTTCTCAGTGTTCAATGTCCGATGCTCAATTAT TTAAGGAAGATGTCAAAGCTGCCTCTGTGCCATTATTGACAGAACCTGATTATATGAATGAAGATGCTACAAGGACCCCAAGTTTCATAAGAGGAAATAAGTTTTTTGGAATCCCACTTACAGATTCAGCTTCAAACAGTCCTAGAATCGGTCTGAGAAGTTTTAGGAAATCACCATTAGAAAAAACAGAGTTCGCTTCCGAATCAATGATGGAGAGCAATTCTATGAATGAAGATGGTGACTCCATTTTGCACCATTTGAAGAGACAGGTTCGGTTGGATAGGAAATCACTCATGGCACTGTATATGGAACTGGATGAAGAAAGAAGTGCTTCAGCTGTTGCAGCTAACAACGCCATGGCCATGATCACTCGTTTACAGGCAGAGAAAGCGGCGGTTCAGATGGAAGCATTACAATATCAGAGAATGATGGAGGAACAAGCAGAGTATGACCAAGAAGCCCTTCAAGCTACCAACGACATGCTTGTCAAAAGAGAGGAAGATTTGAAGGCTTTGCATGCTGAAGTAGAGGCTTACAGAGAAAAATATGGGATGTTGAAAGAAGAAGATTTCAAAAGAAGACAAGATGAAGTTGATGAAGAATACCAACAATTCAAATCACATCCTTATTCATTTGAAAGTAGCATCACCTCTCCTGTTGGCTCCAATGGAGAAGAGGCTAATGGAGAATTCTCGCACAAATCCGAACGAGCTATATCATTATCATCACAAGGAGACAATGTGAGAGGAAACCACAATGAATCTTTGAAAGACTTTAAAGAGGAGAAAACTTACCTTCTAGGTCGAAAAAAGCTGGAGAAGAGAAGTCACATAACTGACACTGGAGGCTCTTCTTCCCCGTCTGCCTCCGACGGAGTTGATAATATAGATGATGACCCAG GATACGAAGGTAAATCCGCATTGTCCACAGAGTTGTCTCATATTAGCGAGAAGGTGAAGGCTCTTGAAGCAGCAGGTGGATCCTTAGACAGAGCTGCTGAGAAGCTGGAGAAACATAGTGAAGGAAAGAAACTTTTGACAGAAGTTTCTCAAAGTCTAACAAGGCTTCGGCACGTCATGACAATGCTCTCTGATCACAATGACGACGAATGA
- the LOC107418529 gene encoding germin-like protein subfamily T member 2: MTSSSSSFSLLLFCLIVLLLAFFSHSSDPDPLQDFCVADLNATISGNGFPCKPRSQITSADFFYDGFTKEGNTSNIFGASVNPANVLAFPALNTLGISMNRVDFAPGGMNPPHSHPRASESGVVIQGKLLVGFVTTDSVYYSKVLTAGQMFVIPRGLVHFQRNVGEGKALAYTAFNSQLPGAVILSTTAFASSPPIPNEVLTQAFQIEDEVVNSIRSKFGA, from the coding sequence ATGACCAGTTCATCAAGCTCATTCTCGCTCCTCCTGTTTTGCCTGATAGTACTTCTGCTTGCTTTCTTTTCCCATTCCTCAGACCCTGATCCATTACAGGACTTCTGTGTTGCAGATCTAAATGCCACCATATCAGGTAATGGTTTCCCCTGCAAACCCAGATCACAAATAACTTCAGCTGATTTTTTCTATGATGGATTTACCAAAGAGGGGAACACATCCAATATCTTTGGAGCCAGTGTCAACCCAGCGAATGTTCTCGCATTTCCAGCACTCAACACTCTCGGAATTTCCATGAACAGAGTTGACTTTGCCCCAGGTGGTATGAATCCTCCCCATTCACACCCTCGAGCAAGTGAGTCTGGCGTGGTCATTCAAGGGAAGCTCCTTGTGGGATTTGTGACAACGGACAGTGTCTACTACTCCAAAGTTTTGACTGCAGGGCAGATGTTTGTCATCCCTCGGGGACTCGTTCACTTTCAGCGAAACGTCGGAGAAGGCAAAGCACTTGCTTACACTGCCTTCAACAGTCAGTTGCCTGGGGCTGTCATACTTTCCACGACAGCTTTTGCTTCATCTCCACCGATTCCTAATGAAGTGTTAACCCAGGCCTTCCAAATAGAAGATGAAGTTGTCAACAGCATAAGATCCAAGTTTGGTGCTTAG
- the LOC107418513 gene encoding polynucleotide 5'-hydroxyl-kinase NOL9, translating to MAMLSEPENPSPNIFIPQEWSEAADSIAYDSLTSPPPIALICGAKNCGKTTFSRHLLNVLLQRYRKVAYLDTDVGQPEFTPPGLLSLTVVDKPTADLTIPCLKTPDRSFFFGDVSSKRNPTAYLTYISTLYDYYQMEYSTSNLSENRTKTELPLIINTPGWVKGVGYDMLVDMLKHMAPTHVVKINISAQSKNLPDGAFWLDEDSCGMVNLIEIGSARQDSFNRSVLVQKDARLLRDLRIMAYFRQCFPSNLKITTIKELAHALASHPPYEVPISSIKTKHLHCQVPSSEIFYSLNATIVGLAVSSEGSENLPWCVGLGIVRSIDTFKGLLYVITPVPLSTLEKVDLFLQGFIQIPTCLLQVQGCVSPYMSQNALSTS from the exons atGGCTATGCTGTCGGAACCTGAAAACCCATCACCAAACATCTTCATACCACAAGAATGGTCGGAAGCTGCAGATTCCATTGCATATGATTCTCTCACCTCGCCACCACCCATTGCTTTAATCTGCGGCGCCAAGAATTGCGGGAAGACCACCTTTTCTCGTCACCTTCTCAATGTTCTTCTCCAGAG GTATAGGAAAGTAGCTTACTTGGATACAGATGTTGGTCAGCCCGAGTTTACTCCTCCTGGTTTGCTTTCTCTGACTGTGGTTGATAAACCAACTGCAG ATTTGACAATTCCATGTCTGAAGACACCAGACAG aTCTTTTTTCTTTGGTGATGTTTCCTCCAAAAGGAATCCAACAGCGTACTTGACTTATATATCTACCCTATATGATTACTACCAAATGGAGTACTCAACCTCCAACCTGAGTGAAAACCGTACTAAGACTGAATTGCCTCTTATTATAAATACACCAGGCTGGGTGAAAG GAGTTGGTTATGACATGTTGGTGGATATGTTGAAGCACATGGCTCCTACCCATGTTGTTAAAATAAACATATCTGCTCAGAGTAAGAATCTACCAGATGGAGCATTCTGGTTGGATGAGGATAGTTGTGGAATGGTCAATCTAATTGAGATTGGTTCAGCTCGCCAGGATTCTTTTAATAGATC GGTTTTAGTTCAGAAGGATGCACGCCTGTTGCGGGATTTACGAATAATGGCTTATTTCAGACAATGCTTTCCAAGTAACCTGAAAATCACTACTATCAAAGAACTTGCTCATGCACTGGCCTCTCACCCACCATATGAAGTTCCAATATCAAGTATCAAGACTAAACATCTTCATTGTCAG GTCCCAAGTTCTGAGATCTTCTACAGTTTGAATGCAACCATCGTTGGCTTAGCAGTTAGCTCTGAAGGGTCTGAAAATTTACCTTGGTGTGTTGGTCTTG GAATTGTGAGAAGCATTGATACATTCAAGGGTCTGCTATATGTCATTACACCAGTTCCTCTAAGCACTCTGGAAAAGGTTGATCTTTTTCTGCAGGGTTTTATCCAAATTCCTACTTGTTTGTTGCAG GTTCAGGGATGTGTATCTCCGTACATGTCTCAGAATGCTTTATCTACAAGCTAG
- the LOC107418526 gene encoding 5-formyltetrahydrofolate cyclo-ligase, mitochondrial, with translation MVIKHTYKKEKNKNKKQSMRKYMKQVAVALMTKSTIFAPTLTANSLSLSRPRPPPTFASHSITTMINNQEQQHQLEDANLDAIFKQKKLLRSRVRKQLKAMDPTLRSQEDDEIQRLVLEAPWFKSCQRLCAYITCKALREVDTSKVLYEILANPAKDGHSRKKLYVPRVEDKNSNMRMLNISSLDDLVANSMDILEPAPVDGNGNKREDVMQANDPVDLFLLPGLAFDRSGRRLGRGGGYYDTFLKNYKELAGARNWKQPLLVALSYSIQIVDEGSIPVTQNDIPVDALVSPAGVIPISSAALDRLKD, from the exons ATGGTCAtaaagcatacatataaaaaggaaaaaaataaaaataaaaaacaaagtatGAGAAAATATATGAAGCAAGTGGCGGTGGCGCTGATGACCAAATCCACCATTTTCGCACCAACACTCACTGCAAACTCTCTCAGTCTTTCACGCCCTCGCCCACCACCCACCTTTGCATCACACTCCATCACAACCATGATCAACAATCAGGAACAGCAACATCAACTAGAAGATGCCAATCTTGATGCTATATTCAAGCAAAAAAAGCTCCTCAGATCCAGAGTCCGCAAGCAACTCAAGGCTATGGACCCCACACTCAGATCCCAGGAAG ATGATGAGATTCAGAGACTAGTTTTGGAAGCTCCATGGTTTAAATCTTGTCAGAGATTATGTGCTTACATAACCTGCAAGGCACTACGTGAAGTTGATACCTCAAAAGTTTTGTATGAGATTCTGGCAAATCCAGCTAAAG ATGGCCACTCGAGGAAGAAGCTTTATGTTCCACGGGTGGAGGATAAGAACAGTAATATGCGAATGCTAAACATCTCAAGTTTAGATGACCTTGTTGCAAATTCAATGGATATTTTAGAACCGGCTCCAGTGGATGGCAATGGAAATAAACGGGAAGATG TTATGCAGGCAAATGACCCAGTTGATTTGTTTCTCTTACCTG GACTGGCATTTGACAGATCTGGAAGACGCTTGGGTCGCGGTGGAGg TTACTATGATACCTTCCTGAAGAACTACAAAGAGCTTGCAGGGGCTCGAAATTGGAAGCAACCTCTTCTTG TTGCACTTTCCTACTCCATTCAGATAGTGGATGAAGGATCTATACCAGTCACTCAGAATGATATTCCAGTGGATGCGCTTGTTTCCCCGGCTGGTGTGATTCCCATCAGTTCAGCTGCCTTAGACAG ATTGAAGGACTGA